A region from the Manihot esculenta cultivar AM560-2 chromosome 13, M.esculenta_v8, whole genome shotgun sequence genome encodes:
- the LOC110629811 gene encoding bidirectional sugar transporter N3, translating to MAVMSTHHPLAFAFGILGNIISIMVYLAPMPTFFRIYRKKSTEGFQSLPYLVALFSSMLWLDYAMLKKDAFLLININAFGCFIETVYIVLYIIYASKENRISTFRLLLSMNMGLFSFIILFTHFVMKDSVRVQVLGWICVAVSVSVFAAPLSIVAQVIKTRSVEFMPFNLSFFLTISAIMWFAYGLSTKDLCVALPNVLGFILGLLQMLLYAIYRKANKVIMEEKLQENLKTIVILSSEVHPVDVQPQSNEDHAQKVIIINDDEKNNERNLGTSNEHLQPNENAV from the exons ATGGCAGTGATGAGCACTCACCATCCACTGGCATTTGCTTTTGGAATCTTAG gtaacattatctcaatcatggTGTACCTGGCTCCAAT GCCTACATTTTTCAGAATTTACAGAAAAAAGTCCACTGAAGGATTCCAATCTCTGCCTTACCTTGTGGCATTATTCAGTTCCATGCTTTGGCTCGACTATGCAATGCTCAAGAAAGATGCttttcttctcatcaacatCAACGCATTTGGATGTTTCATAGAGACTGTATACATTGTCTTATATATCATTTACGCTTCAAAAGAGAACAGG ATCTCAACTTTCAGACTTCTCCTTTCCATGAACATGGGATTGTTCTCTTTCATCATCCTCTTCACACATTTTGTAATGAAGGATTCGGTTCGTGTCCAAGTTCTaggttggatttgtgttgctgTTTCTGTCAGTGTTTTTGCAGCACCCTTAAGCATTGTG GCACAAGTTATTAAGACAAGAAGTGTTGAGTTCATGCCATTCAATTTGTCATTTTTCCTTACAATAAGTGCCATTATGTGGTTTGCCTATGGCCTTTCCACCAAAGACTTGTGTGTAGCT CTTCCAAATGTGTTGGGGTTCATCTTAGGGCTACTTCAGATGCTGTTATATGCAATCTACAGGAAGGCAAATAAGGTGATTATGGAGGAAAAGCTACAAGAAAATTTAAAGACCATTGTTATACTAAGCTCTGAAGTTCATCCTGTGGATGTTCAACCTCAATCCAATGAAGATCATGCacaaaaagtaataataataaatgatgatGAGAAGAATAATGAGAGAAACTTGGGAACTTCAAATGAACATCTCCAACCAAATGAAAATGCAGTTTAA